TACAAAATATGAACTATAAAAAGGCATATTTTATTCCTCACTTTCTCCGAAATAATCTGCTACTACACATCTATAACCTCTACAAAACTCGCTCCCAGTCATTAGTTTTTTGCCTGCGGGCTTTAATTTGGTTAATACAATTGCCCCATTTAAACATTTTACAACGGGACCGTTTGAGGCTATATCTACTATTTGCCCATTTTTTTGGGTGTTTAACTTATTTGAGTTTATTTTTTGGCACTGCCATACCTGAACCTGCTTTCCTTTATAATAGGTATAAGCTATTGGCCAAGGATTTAAACCCCTTACCTGATTAAAAATAGTATTTACATCATCATTAAAATTAATTATGCGATCTTCTTTAACAATAAGCTTAGCATAGGTTGATTCTTGGTGGTTTTGAGTAACAGGTTGAAGGGTTTGAATGCTTTTTAATACTTCAGCTAACATTTTAGCACCCTTTTGAGCCAAAATATCGTGAAGTATGCCCACATTCATGTCCTCAGTTATTTTAACCTCAGCCTGGCTATATACAGGTCCACTATCAAGCTTTCGTTCTACCTTCATTATAGATATTCCTGTTTTACTATCACCACTTAATAAGGAGCGATGTATAGGAGCGCCCCCTCTCCATTTTGGTAGCAGTGAAGCATGTACATTTATTACCCCATATTCTGTGATGTTAAGCACCCTTTTCTTTAGTATTTGCCCATATGCCACCACTATCATAATATCGGCATTTAGGTTTTTTAAATACTCAACAAAATTTATATCATTAATATTTTGAGGTTGATTAATAGTTAATCCTAACTCTAATGCACATGTTTTTACTGGAGTAGCTATTATTTTTCTACCCCTGCCTTGGGCTTTATCTGGCTGCGTTATTACAGCAACAACCTCATGATCTTGGGCTATTTCTTGTAAACAAGGGACAGCAAAATCTGGGGTACCCATAAATATAATTTTCATTACATTTCCTCAAATTCCATTGGTTCAACTGATGGAACAGGGTCATTATTGTAAATTTCTTTGGCTTTGTCTATAAATAGTATGCCGTCTAAGTGATCTGTTTCATGCTGAAGAGCTACTGCTATTAATCCATCACCCTTAACAGTTATTTCATTACCATTTTCATCATTGGCTTTAACAACTACTCTCTCTGCTCTTTTAACTTTACCTATAAACTCAGGAACGCTTAAACAGCCCTCTAAATCATACTTTTCGCCCTCTGCTTCAACAATAACTGGATTAACAAGTCTCAAGACACCCTCTTCAGCCAAAACTGTAATTATTCTTTTACTAATACCAACCTGAGGCGCTGCTAAACCAGCTCCATCAGACAACAACATTGTTTCTTCCATATCATCAAGTAACTTTTTTAACCATTTTCCGTAATTGGTAACTGGTTTTGCTATTTGTCTTAAAATTGGATCTTTTCTTGTTCTTATTTCACGGTAAGCCATAATAACACTCCTTATAATATATTCTCTGGATTTATATCTATAATAACTCTTAAAGGTTTTTCTATTTTAGAGCTTCTTTTACGTAGCTCTGCCACTGCATTTTTAATGCTTTCATGCAGCTTCACTTTAGAGTCATATTTAATTATTAAATGCCATCTATATTTATTGTTTATTTTGTTTAATGGTGCAGGGGTTGGATTTAATACTGTATAACTACTATTTTCAGTAGCAAGCTGTTTATAAATAAATACTAAACCTCGCCTAGCTATACGCTGCTCTTCGTGCACACAAATTATTCTTATAAGCTGTTTAAACGGTGGATACATAAACTTGGATCTAAATTTAATTTCTTGCTCATAAAATCCCTTATAGTTATGTTTACAAGCCTCTGTTATACTAAAATGCTTTGGTGAAAAAGTTTGAATAATAACTTTACCTTCAATTTCACCTCTACCAGAACGTCCTGCAACTTGGGTTAGCAGTTGAAATGTTCGTTCATCTGCACGATAGTCTGGTAAATTAAGGGCTATATCAGCATCTATTACTCCAACAAGGGTAATTTCTTTTATATCTAAACCCTTAGCTATCATTTGAGTACCGACCAAAACCGCCGATTTAGACTTTTTAAATTTCTCTAATAAATAAAAATGGGAGTTCTTTTGTCTTGTTGTATCTGAATCCATTCTTATTATATCAGTTTCTGGCAGTATTTTTTCTAAAAGTTTTTCTACTTTTTGAGTTCCTGTTCCAACTAATTTCATACTACTTTGTTTACACTTGCTACATACCCTACTTGCGGGTATTTGGGTATCACAGTAATGGCATTTTAGTTTATTATCATATGAATGATAAGTAAGTGTGATATCACAGTTTTCACAGATAGGTATATCACCGCATTCACTACACCGTAAAAAGCTGGAATATCCCCTTCTGTTAAGTAATATTAAGGCTTTTTCACCCTTATCAATGGTAGCTAATAGCTGTTTTTGCAGAACCCTACTTAATATTGATCTATTACCCTGCTTAATTTCAGTTCGCATATCAACTATATTAACCTGAGGTAGTTTATTTTTCGTGATTCTCTCCGGCATTTCTAAGAGTTCATAAATTTCCTTTTGTGCTTTGTAATAGCTCGTTATCGCAGGTGTTGCACTACCATATATAACTGCAGCACTATGCTTTTTAGCTCTCCAAAGAGCTATTTGCCTAGCATCATACCTTAAATTATCCTGCTGTTTATAAGTTGATTCGTGTTCTTCATCAATTATTATAACACCTAACTTTGCTAATGGAGCAAATACTGCACTCCTAGCA
This Clostridium sp. 'deep sea' DNA region includes the following protein-coding sequences:
- the priA gene encoding primosomal protein N'; this translates as MRLTPNYQDHLHEVLARSKKQLQIINELKKATKQEYHLIALKNKLAIKSNASINALIDKKILVKSEIEVYRSPLIKEHINMEYNTLKLNRAQKNAVLKIFRSITQNEFKPYLLHGVTGSGKTEVYLRSIQHCLNLGKQAILLVPEITLTPQTIERLTIRFGSDIAVLHSSLSKGERYDEWRRIATGKATVVVGARSAVFAPLAKLGVIIIDEEHESTYKQQDNLRYDARQIALWRAKKHSAAVIYGSATPAITSYYKAQKEIYELLEMPERITKNKLPQVNIVDMRTEIKQGNRSILSRVLQKQLLATIDKGEKALILLNRRGYSSFLRCSECGDIPICENCDITLTYHSYDNKLKCHYCDTQIPASRVCSKCKQSSMKLVGTGTQKVEKLLEKILPETDIIRMDSDTTRQKNSHFYLLEKFKKSKSAVLVGTQMIAKGLDIKEITLVGVIDADIALNLPDYRADERTFQLLTQVAGRSGRGEIEGKVIIQTFSPKHFSITEACKHNYKGFYEQEIKFRSKFMYPPFKQLIRIICVHEEQRIARRGLVFIYKQLATENSSYTVLNPTPAPLNKINNKYRWHLIIKYDSKVKLHESIKNAVAELRKRSSKIEKPLRVIIDINPENIL
- the fmt gene encoding methionyl-tRNA formyltransferase; protein product: MKIIFMGTPDFAVPCLQEIAQDHEVVAVITQPDKAQGRGRKIIATPVKTCALELGLTINQPQNINDINFVEYLKNLNADIMIVVAYGQILKKRVLNITEYGVINVHASLLPKWRGGAPIHRSLLSGDSKTGISIMKVERKLDSGPVYSQAEVKITEDMNVGILHDILAQKGAKMLAEVLKSIQTLQPVTQNHQESTYAKLIVKEDRIINFNDDVNTIFNQVRGLNPWPIAYTYYKGKQVQVWQCQKINSNKLNTQKNGQIVDIASNGPVVKCLNGAIVLTKLKPAGKKLMTGSEFCRGYRCVVADYFGESEE
- the def gene encoding peptide deformylase codes for the protein MAYREIRTRKDPILRQIAKPVTNYGKWLKKLLDDMEETMLLSDGAGLAAPQVGISKRIITVLAEEGVLRLVNPVIVEAEGEKYDLEGCLSVPEFIGKVKRAERVVVKANDENGNEITVKGDGLIAVALQHETDHLDGILFIDKAKEIYNNDPVPSVEPMEFEEM